One region of Flavobacterium sp. KACC 22763 genomic DNA includes:
- a CDS encoding thiol-disulfide oxidoreductase DCC family protein: MEKHREIASYLAMTAKNKKIVLFDGVCNLCSSAVQFIINHDKKDIFRFVSLQSDLGVLICKHLGISFSKMDSIILYDPKTAYFYKSSAIIEIAKNFGGLWKLTPIFRIVPIFISDRIYDYVAKNRYNWYGKKESCMIPTPELKAKFL, encoded by the coding sequence ATGGAAAAACATCGTGAGATTGCTTCGTACCTCGCAATGACTGCAAAAAACAAAAAAATAGTTCTTTTTGACGGAGTTTGTAACCTGTGCAGTTCTGCTGTACAATTTATTATAAACCATGACAAAAAAGACATTTTCAGATTTGTTTCATTGCAATCAGATTTGGGTGTTTTAATCTGTAAACATTTGGGAATCAGCTTTTCTAAAATGGACAGCATTATTTTGTATGATCCAAAAACAGCTTACTTTTATAAATCTTCAGCGATTATTGAAATTGCTAAAAATTTTGGAGGACTTTGGAAACTGACTCCGATTTTTAGAATTGTACCCATTTTTATCAGCGATAGAATTTATGATTATGTTGCAAAGAACAGATACAATTGGTATGGAAAGAAAGAAAGCTGCATGATTCCAACTCCGGAGTTGAAAGCTAAATTTCTTTAA
- a CDS encoding GIY-YIG nuclease family protein has product MKPGFVYIITNKYQTVVYVGVTSNLPKRILEHKNKKYPKSFSAKYNLNILVYYEQFQWIEDAIAREKQIKAGSREAKNNLIRSINPKWEDLFDEIENIMTI; this is encoded by the coding sequence ATGAAACCAGGATTTGTATATATTATAACAAACAAATATCAAACAGTCGTGTATGTTGGAGTAACATCAAATCTTCCCAAAAGAATCTTAGAACATAAAAACAAAAAATATCCTAAATCATTTTCAGCAAAATACAATCTCAACATTCTAGTTTACTACGAACAATTTCAATGGATTGAGGATGCAATTGCAAGGGAAAAACAAATAAAGGCGGGATCTAGAGAAGCTAAAAATAATTTAATCCGTTCTATAAATCCAAAATGGGAAGATCTATTTGATGAAATTGAAAATATAATGACTATATAA